The Geothrix oryzae DNA window GCCCGTCGCCTCCAGCAGGGCCATGGCGTAGTCGAAGTCCGTGCGGCCCGCCGGCAGGGTGATGCTGGGGAAGGCGTACATGGCCCCCGCGATCTCGTTGCAGGAGATGCCTTCGATGCGGTTCAAGCCTTCGGCCAACAGGATGGCCCGCTGCTTCAGGGTCTCGAGGATGGCGCCCTTCTCCGCGGCGTACCGGGCGTGGGAGGGCATGCCCGGTTTCGGCGGACGCACCATGGCATAGGTGGCGACCTGGCCCGCGAGGTTGGCACAGAGGCTCACGCTCTGGAGCTTGAGGATCTGGGCGGCCACATCCTCCGGCACATGGCGGTATTCGAAGTACCCGCCCCGCACGCCGCACTCGCCCAGGAAGCCCTTGGAGCAGGAGTGGAAGCTGAAGAGGGAGACCTCCTTCGCCTCGACCTGGTGCAGCACCTTCGCGAAGGAGACGAACTCATCGCCGGGCAGGTAGATGTTCTCCTGGTAGACCTCGTCCGCCAGGATCGAGAGCCCGTGGGCCTTCGCGAAGTCGATGACCATCGCGATGTTGGCCTCGTCCAGCACCGCCCCCGTGGGGTTGCCGGGGTTGATCACGCAGATGGCCTTCACGCGCGTGCCTTCCGCCTTCGCCTGGGCCAAGGAGGCCTCCAGCATGGGGCGGCTCAGCTTCCAGCCGTTCGCCTCGTCCAGGTAGTAGGGCACCATGCGCCCTTCGTAGAGCGTGATGGTGGCTGAATACAGCGGGTACTGGGGGATCGGCACCATGATGCCGTCCTGGGGTCCGCTGAGCAGCAGCCTCAGGATGGTCTGCACGCCTTTGCTGGCGCCGTCCGTGAGGAAGATGGCATCGGGATCCACCCCGATGTGGTCGCGCTCCAGGATGAACTCGGCCACGGCCTCGCGGATGAACCGCACGCCGCGGCTTTCGCTGTAGGCGCCGAGCCCGTGCCTGGTGCCGGCGAGAATGGCCTTGGCCGTCTCGACCACATCCGTGGGGAAGGTGCCCGGAGCCAGGTCCAGGAGGGCCGGGTACTCGCAGAGGGCCAGGATCTGGCGGTTCCAGGTGAGGGCCTTCTGCCCCAGCGACTGTGGGTTCCCGATGTTGCAGTAGATGATCTCGCGCCCGTGCTTCTCCAACTCCCCGGCCCGGGCCACGATGGGCCCCCGCACGGCGTATTCCGTTTCCAGGACGGCTTTCCCGAGGTCAGTCAAACGGATGGTCATGGGCACTCCAACCCTTGAGTTTAACCTCAGCCCACCCTGTGACCGCCGTCATCCTACTCCGCGTCAGGGCCTCCGGCCTTGGGCGGGGGCAGGCGGCCAGATAGACTGGAGATTCCAGATTCACACAGCCACGCCACCTCCCCTCCTTTTCAGAAGAGGCTTTCATGCTCGGTTTCTCGCTTTCCCCTGAACAGCTGGCCGAAAAAGAACGGGCCCATGCCTTCGCCGAGAAGATCATGCGCCCCGTGGCCCGCAAGTACGACGAGACCGGCGAGTGGGCCGTGGATGTCTACAAGGCCGCCTTCGACTATGGCTACCTCCAGGCCCTGGTGCCCGAGGACTGCGGCGGCCCCGGCGCCAAGCAGATCGAGGAAGCGATCGTCTGCGAGGAGCTGGCCTGGGGCTGCGCCGGCCTCTACACCTCCATCATGGCCAACGGCCTGGCCATGACGCCTCTGCTGGTCGCGGCCTCCCCCGAACAGAAGAAGAAGTGGCTGGGCATGCTCGCCGAGGAGCCCAAGTTCGCGGCCTTCTCCCTGTCCGAGCCCAACGCCGGTTCCGACGCCGGCGGCATGAGCTGCCGCGCGGAGAAGAAGGGCGACAAATACATCATCAACGGCACCAAGTGCTACTGCACCAATGGCGGCTACGCCGACTGGTATGCCCTCTTCGCCAGCACCGATCCCACCAAGGGCGCCCGCGGCACCAGCTGCATCGTGGTCCCCCGCGACACGCCGGGCCTGGTGGTGGGCAAGGCCATGGACAAGATGGGCCAGCGGGCCTCCAACCAGGTGGAGCTCTACTTCAACGACGCCGAGGTGCCCGTGGAGAACCTCCTGGGCAAGGAAGGCATGGGTTTCGTCATCGCCATGAAGACCCTGGATCAGACCCGCGCCGCCGTGGCCGCCGGAGGCGTGGGCGTGGCCCGGGCCGCCTTCGAGATCGCCCTGGAGTACGCCAAGACGCGCATCCAGTTCGGCCAGCCCATCTTCGCCAACCAGGCCATCAGCTTCATGCTGGCGGACATGGCCAAGAAGATCGAGGCCAGCCGCCTGCTCACCTGGCAGGCCGCCTGGATGACCGACAACGGCATCAAGAACTCGAAGCAGAGCGCCATCGCCAAGACCTTCGCCACCGACACCGCCATGGAAGTCAGCACCGACGCCGTGCAGATCCTCGGCGGCAACGGCTACAGCCGCGACTACCTGGTCGAGAAGTGCATGCGCGACGCCAAGCTCCTCCAGATCTATGAAGGAACGAACCAGATCCAGCGCCTCGTCATCGCGAAGGAAATCCAGCAGGGGAACTGACGATCAGAGAACGCCCTATCCTCAGAAGGCGGCCCCCGGGCCGCCTTCTGAGTTCCTGGAGCCCCCATGCGCAGCTGGATCCTCCTCCTCGTGGCCGGTCTCCTGGAGACGGGCTGGGCCATCGGCCTGAAATACACCCAGGGCTTCACGCGGCCCCTGGCCTCGGCCCTCACGGGCCTGGCCATCGTGGGCAGCATGGTCCTGCTGGGGCTGGCCGCCAAGGAACTGCCCATCGGCACCGCCTATCCGGTGTGGGTGGGCATCGGGGCCTTCGGGGCGGCCGTGCTGGGCATGGTCCTCTTCAAGGAGCCGGTGACGCCGGGCCGGATCTTCTTCCTTATCCTGCTCATGGTGGCGGTCCTGGGCCTGAAGGCCACCACGGCCTAGGCTCTTCCCGCGGGATTTTGGGGCTTGAAGACCTCCCCGCCCATCCCTAGAATCCCTTTCAACCAACCATCTTTACCAGCCCAACAGCCGTGAAAGTGGGGGTGGGACTCCCGCCGGGGATCCCGGTTTCACTCGGGCGCAAGCCCCCGCGACTCGCGCGCCTGGCGCGCGTCGCGCGACCAACCTCCAGGCGCGAGGGGCTTGGCCCCCGGGAAGAAGGACATGTCCGAAGGTACCGTCAAGTGGTTCAACGCCGAGAAGGGTTTCGGCTTCATCACCCCCGACGAGGGTGGGCCCGACATCTTCGTCCACTACTCCGCCGTGCAGACCAAGGGATTCCGCTCCCTGGACGAGAAGCAGCGCGTCAGCTTCGAGGTGGTGCAGGGCCCCAAGGGCCCCCAGGCCGCGAATGTGAACAAGGTCTGAACCCGGCCTCTTCCGAGCCCCGGTCCCGGCCGGGGCTCGGCGCGTACCGTCGTCGCCTACCCGTCGTCGCGTACCATGGGCCCATGCTCTCTGCGCGCCTCCGCCCGGTCCTGGGCCTCCTCCTGATCCTGGTGGTGGTCGTCCTTTCCCTGGAAGGCTTCCGGCAGGAGCCCCGGTTCGGGTGGATCCTGGCGGGAACCCTCCTCGTCGGGATGTGGCTGGGCTGGGCCATCCGGCAGGTCTGGATCTATCCGGCCCTCCTGGCCCGGGCCGAGATTCTGTGGAGCGCAGGCGAGCCGGCCTCGGCCGTCGCGGAATGCCTGGACCGGGCCCCCCTGGCCACCGGGGAGCTGGGCTATCGC harbors:
- a CDS encoding aminotransferase class I/II-fold pyridoxal phosphate-dependent enzyme, coding for MTIRLTDLGKAVLETEYAVRGPIVARAGELEKHGREIIYCNIGNPQSLGQKALTWNRQILALCEYPALLDLAPGTFPTDVVETAKAILAGTRHGLGAYSESRGVRFIREAVAEFILERDHIGVDPDAIFLTDGASKGVQTILRLLLSGPQDGIMVPIPQYPLYSATITLYEGRMVPYYLDEANGWKLSRPMLEASLAQAKAEGTRVKAICVINPGNPTGAVLDEANIAMVIDFAKAHGLSILADEVYQENIYLPGDEFVSFAKVLHQVEAKEVSLFSFHSCSKGFLGECGVRGGYFEYRHVPEDVAAQILKLQSVSLCANLAGQVATYAMVRPPKPGMPSHARYAAEKGAILETLKQRAILLAEGLNRIEGISCNEIAGAMYAFPSITLPAGRTDFDYAMALLEATGICVVPGSGFGQAEGTAHFRTTILPPTDKIQKVVDALGEFHRNFR
- a CDS encoding acyl-CoA dehydrogenase family protein encodes the protein MLGFSLSPEQLAEKERAHAFAEKIMRPVARKYDETGEWAVDVYKAAFDYGYLQALVPEDCGGPGAKQIEEAIVCEELAWGCAGLYTSIMANGLAMTPLLVAASPEQKKKWLGMLAEEPKFAAFSLSEPNAGSDAGGMSCRAEKKGDKYIINGTKCYCTNGGYADWYALFASTDPTKGARGTSCIVVPRDTPGLVVGKAMDKMGQRASNQVELYFNDAEVPVENLLGKEGMGFVIAMKTLDQTRAAVAAGGVGVARAAFEIALEYAKTRIQFGQPIFANQAISFMLADMAKKIEASRLLTWQAAWMTDNGIKNSKQSAIAKTFATDTAMEVSTDAVQILGGNGYSRDYLVEKCMRDAKLLQIYEGTNQIQRLVIAKEIQQGN
- a CDS encoding DMT family transporter, whose product is MRSWILLLVAGLLETGWAIGLKYTQGFTRPLASALTGLAIVGSMVLLGLAAKELPIGTAYPVWVGIGAFGAAVLGMVLFKEPVTPGRIFFLILLMVAVLGLKATTA
- a CDS encoding cold-shock protein, encoding MSEGTVKWFNAEKGFGFITPDEGGPDIFVHYSAVQTKGFRSLDEKQRVSFEVVQGPKGPQAANVNKV